Proteins from one Gorilla gorilla gorilla isolate KB3781 chromosome 11, NHGRI_mGorGor1-v2.1_pri, whole genome shotgun sequence genomic window:
- the CD302 gene encoding CD302 antigen isoform X2, translated as MLRAALPALLLPLLGLAAAAVAGADMISIHNEEENAFILDTLKKQWKGPDDILLGMFYDTDDASFKWFDNSNMTFDKWTDQDDDEDLVDTCAFLHIKTGEWKKGNCEVSSVEGTLCKTAIPYKRKYLSDNHILISALVIASTVILTVLGAIIWFLYKKHSDSRFTTVFSTAPQSPYNEDCVLVVGEENEYPVQFD; from the exons ATGCTCCGGGCCGCGCTGCCCGCGCTCCTGCTGCCGCTGCTGGGCCTCGCCGCTGCTGCCGTCGCGG gagCGGACATGATAAGCATacataatgaagaagaaaatgcttTTATACTGGATACTTTGAAAAAGCAATGGAAAGGCCCAGATGATATCCTACTAGGCATGTTTTATGACACAGATG ATGCAAGTTTCAAGTGGTTTGATAATTCAAATATGACATTTGATAAGTGGACAGACCAAGATGATGATGAGGATTTAGTTGACACCTGTGCTTTTCTGCACATCAAGACAGGtgaatggaaaaaaggaaattgtGAAGTTTCTTCTGTGGAAGGAACACTATGCAAAACAGCTA tcccatacaaaaggaaatatttatcaG ATAACCACATTTTAATATCAGCATTGGTGATTGCTAGCACGGTAATTTTGACAGTTTTGGGAGCAATCATTTGGTTCCTGTACAAAAAACATTCTGATTCTCGTTTCACCACAGTTTTTTCAACCGCACCCCAATCACCTTATAATGAAGACTGTGTTTTGGTAGTtggagaagaaaatgaatatCCTGTTCAATTTGACTAA
- the CD302 gene encoding CD302 antigen isoform X1, translating into MLRAALPALLLPLLGLAAAAVADCPSSTWIQFQDSCYIFLQEAIKVESIEDVRNQCTDHGADMISIHNEEENAFILDTLKKQWKGPDDILLGMFYDTDDASFKWFDNSNMTFDKWTDQDDDEDLVDTCAFLHIKTGEWKKGNCEVSSVEGTLCKTAIPYKRKYLSDNHILISALVIASTVILTVLGAIIWFLYKKHSDSRFTTVFSTAPQSPYNEDCVLVVGEENEYPVQFD; encoded by the exons ATGCTCCGGGCCGCGCTGCCCGCGCTCCTGCTGCCGCTGCTGGGCCTCGCCGCTGCTGCCGTCGCGG ACTGTCCTTCATCTACTTGGATTCAGTTCCAAGACAGTTGTTACATTTTTCTCCAAGAAGCCATCAAAGTAGAAAGCATAGAGGATGTGAGAAATCAGTGTACTGACCATG gagCGGACATGATAAGCATacataatgaagaagaaaatgcttTTATACTGGATACTTTGAAAAAGCAATGGAAAGGCCCAGATGATATCCTACTAGGCATGTTTTATGACACAGATG ATGCAAGTTTCAAGTGGTTTGATAATTCAAATATGACATTTGATAAGTGGACAGACCAAGATGATGATGAGGATTTAGTTGACACCTGTGCTTTTCTGCACATCAAGACAGGtgaatggaaaaaaggaaattgtGAAGTTTCTTCTGTGGAAGGAACACTATGCAAAACAGCTA tcccatacaaaaggaaatatttatcaG ATAACCACATTTTAATATCAGCATTGGTGATTGCTAGCACGGTAATTTTGACAGTTTTGGGAGCAATCATTTGGTTCCTGTACAAAAAACATTCTGATTCTCGTTTCACCACAGTTTTTTCAACCGCACCCCAATCACCTTATAATGAAGACTGTGTTTTGGTAGTtggagaagaaaatgaatatCCTGTTCAATTTGACTAA